The genomic segment GtgtctttttaagaaaatgatagaCCCTGTTTAGCACAATTACTCAGtagttttgacaaaaaaaaatcctcaacagATAAAATGTCACAACCGTTCAGTCTCGAATACCATGTTATAACAACACACACAGCCTAAAATCAATCTGAGTTCACAGTGGAAAGTGCTTACACCTAGAGTGAACAGGGAGAgtgagaagtagagacaggcaaCTTAGGTTCCCTGCTCTTGATGCAGCCAGGCCCTTCAAGGTCCTATTGCTATTGCGTCTGGTTCTCCCTCAGCATGTGGTCTTGTTATGAGAGCCTGCACTGTACTAATTCTGCAGCtgttctgtctctcctccctggTGTGGGTAGTAGGGGCATGCCTCCTCACTCCCTCTGTTGTTACATGAAAGTGACATTCTTGCATAGAAGATTAAAATTGATGAATGCCTAAAATTTGTACAGATGTAATTATTCCTATtagacaaaacaccaaaacatcCAAATGATTAGTgggtaaataaaatgtgaaataccCATCTGCCTACttggttataaaaaagaaattaagtattGGCACCCACTACTATATGGATTAATCCTGAAAATATAGTTAAGTGAAAAAACCGAGCCATAGATCATACTTCATACAGGCAGTAGATGAGTGGAGCTGGGGTCTTGACAACAGCTGCTTTTTCAGGGGAAAAGTCTAAAGTTAGATTTGTTGATGGCTTTACAGTTTTTGAATACTGTAGGTTCCCCAAACTGTCTACACTGTCAGTTCCTGTGGTTAACTATGGTCTGAAAACTAATGGAGAACCTCAGAAAGAGTTGGTTTAAATCGCACACCTTTCTGAGTAGCTTAGAGACAATGTCATTTTGACCTGTCTAGGACATGTTTGTCTGGGGTGCCCACTCTGAACTGTTGCCGGAGTATGAAAGGAGCTTAAAATTACCCTAAAGCACAAACAACAGTAATATTTGTTAAATTTCATTTATCtgtatcattttataaattaagcAATATAGGTTGAGATGATTCAGAGGGGAAAAAGTACTTACCAtgcaagcctgaaaacctgagttcgtTCTCCAGAACCCTTGTTAAGGTGGAAAGAACGAACGAACCAACTCCAGTTACCCTATTATCTTACAGGAGTGCTGTGGGAAGCATGCACCTACCcatacacattatacacacacccTAATAAGCTGAGTTATTTACAAGTTATAGGTTACCACATACTAAAAGATTCAAGTGGGTGAACTGTGTATTATATCTCAGCAAAGATACTAATCGGTGTTTAACTCCTGTGTTTCTGATTTAGTGGGAAGCCATGTCCTCCCTTTAAGATTATAATTCTGGATGAAGCAGATTCTATGACCTCAGCTGCTCAGGCAGCTTTAAGACGTACCATGGAAAAAGAGTCTAAAACAACCAGATTCTGCCTCATCTGTAACTACGTCAGTCGGTACGTATAcgccttttttaaaaactaacatcGTAATGTTATGTATTTATCGTATGCCAGGTGACATTGTCTATACAGTCATAGATGTGTAATAGTTGGATCAAAGTAACTGATTCATCTTTCACTTTGGATTTGTAGTGACAACATTCCTTATTCTATATTTGAAGTGTACCATCATGATTGGTTTTCAATCTTTTCCAGAATAATTGAACCCCTCACTTCTAGATGTTCAAAGTTCCGCTTCAAGCCTCTGTCAGATAAAATTCAGCAGGAGCGATTACTGGATATTGCCGAGAAGGAAAATGTCAAAATCAGCAATGAGGTAAATACTAATTATGATTATATACTAATTCCTTTTATGAATGTACATCTTAAAGAGGTCCTGAAAATTATAAGTGAGCACAATTGAAACTCGATTCCACATATACTTTTCTTGCGATGGTTTCTGTGTACTCTAGAGAAACCTCTgcttcccccagtgctgggattaaaggcatgtcctaCCACTGTTTTTAAATGGCCTCTTCACATTTGATTCCTTTCTAAAGGTCATTTGCACAGATGTAATCTCCAATAGCCCACCTGCaaaactgagaaaccctgtctaaaaactgACTAGACTCAAAATTCTCCCCCAAACAGGATTCTCTCTAGCATCAGAATTTACAGTTGTGTTTGTCTCTTTTCAAGGCAATAGCTTATCTTGTTAAAATATCAGAAGGAGATCTACGGAAAGCCATTACATTTCTTCAAAGTGCTACTCGACTAACAGGCGGAAAGGAAGTCACAGAAGATATCATCACAGACATTGCTGGCGTGAGCACTAGTTACCTTGGCAACTCCTGGCTCTATTCCAGTACTCAAGTTAGACCTTGCCCTTACTTTTAAATGTCTACTCTTTCAGGTAATACCAGCTACAACCATTAATGGAGTATTCACTGCATGTCACAGTGGCTCTTTTGACAAACTAGAAGCTGTGGTAAAGGTAATTTACTTAAGAGAACTACtttaagaaattttattatttgagaaaaatcaactatTTTCTGTTGCAGGACCTAATTGATGAAGGACACGCAGCTATTCAGCTTGTTAATCAACTTCATGATGCAGTTGTAGAAGATGAAGAGCTTTCTGATAAACAGAAGTCCATTATTACAGAAAAACTCGCTGTAAGTATTGAACAATTAGTGAGGTACAGAACTGTGTGTCTGCCTCCTGGTGCCCTACTTACAACGTTCCTCATTCCCTTTGCAGGAAGTGGATAAATGTCTGGCGGATGGTGCAGATGAACACCTACAGTTGATGAGCCTCTGTGCAACTGTAATGCAGCAGCTAACTCAGAACTGTTGAAGACCAACTTGAATGATCTTTTGggctaataaataaatgacaaaaaccCTATAAAGTGAATATACAATTTATTTAACATTCAAACTTCATTAAGACATGTGCAATATGGCAATTTTACTGTGGGTTTAACCCTACCTAGGATGATTGCTTGCTGAGGCTTAGCAACAGGGTCCAGTTCACGCTTAGCACTAATTAAGTACTTTATTGAATAAATACAATACCAAACAAAATGCattcaaatgttttctaaaaaaaagaaaaatcacttttaaagGCCTTTCTAATCAGGCTAATGACAAATACAATAAAGGCAGATATGCTAGTTTAACATAATTGGCTGATTTTATACAGCACTTATATCTTTTAGTCCACAAGTATATTATTAAATGATAGAGAACATCTAATACAACCATTTCTACATAACTAGTAAAtgaatttctaagaaaaaaagattttacagaCCCCATCTTTTTATACCCACCCCAACAGTCTAACTCTAAAGAGGATAAAGCCAATGCCTTTCCTCACAAGAGCTCAGGACTAAAGTCGCTTTGCTATCAGAATCTGTATTTGTGATCCGTTATGAGCATTGAGACAAGATTCAAATATTCTCAAAGAAGCACAATGCACGTTGTGATCGCCTATTCAGCAACAGCGAGCACTGCATTCAAACTATCTCATCCCAGGAATTAAATAAGGTCAGCCACATTCATGGGCATTTCCTCCACTGTAGTATTGTAGAAAGTCTCAATGTCACGAAGAATCCTCTTGTCTTCTTCAGTAACAAAGTTTATAGCCACACCTTTCCTCCCAAATCGACCCCCTCTGCCAATTCtgtgtaagaaaaaagaaagcagcagtCAGGATTGTTGCTTTAGTATTACTTCATACTACTGAATATGACGATCCACTTGTTAACCATCAGCTGCTGTTTACTTATGGTTATAGTTCGTGCTTCTAAGTGGAGCACTAGCCGCTAAAGACCAATATATCCAGAGGTGGGAGGAACCATCTTCCTCTGCAGTTAGTGCCAAAAGATTTCAAGGCTTGTCTGGCTGCAAAATGAGATAGGCGCCTTGAGCATTATAATAAAAGCAGATGACAGTATTGTGTTTGGGGTGAATTAAAGCCCATACCAAAGTGGGCCAGCCAGGAGCAGATGTCAGCCTGGGACAGATGTAAACACCAgggataaaagaaaacagttataAAATCCATTTCGACGCacttctggaactgtaaactgTAAATACAAATGCTGCAAGGTTAACTATTTTCTAAAACTTACTTTTTTCCAGTGGGAAAACAAATATTTGGTATGGTAACCCAAACTTATCACTGCTttttgctcagctttcttttcaCACGTTATACTCAAGATTACTCAAACGTGTTACCTCCAAAACAGCTCTACCTTCCTACCAAGTACCAGACAGTACAGACCACCTAACACTCCCTATCATAAATGCTAACATAACAAAATGCCTTGGGCTGGAACaacttaaaatatcaaataatcatgacaaaagaaaatcaaatataaatacCGACTCGCTCTTTATTCAAACAGTGTGCTGTTTCGCTTATGATTCCACGTCCTAAATTACGTCAACGCCGTTTCTGAGCGCCATCTCGTCATCAACTGCCGCTATCGActcctgtattttttaaaaagtctttttttacaTCATATAACAAAGTACAATTCAATTTATTTAGGGATAAAAGCCACTATAACTAAACCAGGGAATCACTCAAAATGCTATCAGCAACACCAAGAAAATCCCAACTATATAGAATCAATCACCAAGAAAGAAGCACATGAACTCAAAATCACTAGGTAAGGCTCAAACTAAGAccagaaaaaaactaaagcaatctaatctgtatgtatgtacacaacCTTGGCCACATTAAAAGTTTTCCCACTTTGTTCTGACCAATATTCCCAAATCCAATTTTAATTAGACCTTGGTAAATTATGCCTATTTACTGGAATCTATTCCCTGATTTGCCATTACCTTGTGTACAAAACACTGTAGGAAAACGTTCGAAATTCCTTCTCCAATACAAGTGGAGAAGACGCTTTCTCCTCACCTGTGAATATAGTTTTCACGATTGGTAGGTAGATCATAGTTTATAACCAATGACACTTGTTGCACATCAATCCCACGAGcctgaaataaaaacaaggctTTTCAATATCCTCAATTCAACAACTAGACATTCCTGTGATTATTGTAGGCCACAAGATAGTAATGAACCATACTAAATGGTATAGTCCACTGTGGAGTGTGGTCTAACTTATTCTGCCAAATAGCTTAAATTGGTTAAGGTTATTTAAAATACCTTCCCCACAAATCTAGCTttttggtactttttaaaaaggggggcaCACTTACCAACAAGTCAGTAGTGATCAGAACACGACTTGACCCTGATCGGAACTCCCTCATGAtgacatctctttccttctggTCCATGTCACCATGCTGCAAATGTTAACAACCTTTTAATCAAGAATCTCTAGTAGGGTACACATCTAATTTCATGTATGAGACCAAGCGTCCCTGGCTGCTACTGAGTGTATAGCAGACAGGTATAGTTAAGAAACAATATTGTTTTGAGCAGGGGGAACGACAACATAGCACTTTAACAGCCATATTGTAGTTAAATCCTGCTTAATGAATGTAATTTGATTAGCATTACTAAATCCAACCCTTACCAGAGCAGAAACGGTGAAGTCCCTGGCATGCATTTTCTCTGTGAGCCAGTCCACCTTGCGCCTTGTATTGAGAAAAATAACCGCTTGTGTGATGGTCAATGTCTCATACAAGTCACAAAGAGTGTCCAACTTCCACTCCTAATGTAGGTTAAACAAAGTTATGTtaattaaattttccatttttaagaaaacagtgGCCCTCAactttcttaatgctgtgactctttaagaCAGCTTATGTTCAGCTTACCCAACCATACaagtattttattgctactttataacttattttgctgttttttgtttttgtttttcgagacagggtttccccctgtagtttctagaacctgtcttggaactagctcttgtagatcaggctggcctcgaactcagagatacacctgcatctgctgggattaaaggcgtgcgccatcactgcccggcctttattttgctgtttttaagaaaataaatgcagcttAAAACAGATACAATGCACCcttgaaatttatttctaaaacaaagaaccaaaactTAAGTGTTGTCATAAATGGAAGCGCAAATCaagtagaacaaaaaaaaatctagctacTTTGTTAAGCTGTGAAGAACAGCTTCTATAATCATTGACTAAATAAAATCATAACCaatttacattaattttcttttcctgtccaaAAATTccactttcaaaaaaaaacaaaaaagtg from the Arvicola amphibius chromosome 10, mArvAmp1.2, whole genome shotgun sequence genome contains:
- the Rfc4 gene encoding replication factor C subunit 4, coding for MQAFLKGTSAGTKPQFTKDRAVSATAGSSGETKKVKPVPWVEKYRPKCVDEVAFQEEVVAVLKKSLEGADLPNLLFYGPPGTGKTSTILAAARELFGPELFRLRVLELNASDERGIQVVREKVKNFAQLTVSGSRSDGKPCPPFKIIILDEADSMTSAAQAALRRTMEKESKTTRFCLICNYVSRIIEPLTSRCSKFRFKPLSDKIQQERLLDIAEKENVKISNEAIAYLVKISEGDLRKAITFLQSATRLTGGKEVTEDIITDIAGVIPATTINGVFTACHSGSFDKLEAVVKDLIDEGHAAIQLVNQLHDAVVEDEELSDKQKSIITEKLAEVDKCLADGADEHLQLMSLCATVMQQLTQNC